In a single window of the Penaeus monodon isolate SGIC_2016 chromosome 3, NSTDA_Pmon_1, whole genome shotgun sequence genome:
- the LOC119588833 gene encoding uncharacterized protein LOC119588833, producing MRHLLSACVVWCLLSFCNGGLVFPFNWLVHSAGPLFTPPDPLPALLGVVPLTGGAILPSIIVSLLAMKGAFIIGYLIYEAADYKDVKQFRFPRSVSDHETLLISTASQLDQNNCILKLLCQLQTKTEKTRTAQENVIVDLFSYHLDAFAHVANASVFLPGNEVHSNALDVGMCDSHFSKCPFAEEHLRSLLQYVWSCGSPTL from the exons ATGCGTCATCTCTTATcggcgtgcgtggtgtggtgtctCCTGAGCTTCTGCAACGGAGGCCTCGTCTTCCCGTTCAACTGGCTCGTCCACTCAGCTGGGCCTCTGTTCACTCCACCTGATCCACTTCCTGCTTTGCTGGGCGTCGTCCCTCTCACTGGAGGTGCCATCTTGCCTTCGATCATCGTTAGTTTGTTGGCTATGAAG GGCGCTTTCATCATCGGCTACTTGATCTATGAAGCTGCGGACTACAAGGACGTCAAACAGTTCCGGTTCCCACGCTCCGTCAGCGACCACGAGACGCTCCTGATCTCCACCGCCAGCCAGCTGGACCAAAACAACTGCATCCTCAAACTCCTCTGTCAACtccagacaaagacagaaaaaacgcGGACGGCGCAGGAAAATGTCATTGTGGATCTCTTCTCGTATCACTTAGATGCCTTCGCTCATGTGGCCAACGCATCCGTTTTCCTTCCCGGTAATGAGGTACATAGCAACGCCCTGGATGTAGGGATGTGTGATTCCCACTTCAGTAAGTGTCCTTTCGCGGAAGAGCATTTGAGAAGTCTCTTGCAGTACGTATGGAGCTGCGGATCCCCCACACTATAG